A window of the Haloarcula litorea genome harbors these coding sequences:
- the thyX gene encoding FAD-dependent thymidylate synthase, with translation MEVTVLEATEDPEEVVCKAARNDYSEEFVGDQSFETTMETIEGDSLTEKKETLIGHLLDHGHFGPFEHPQITFAVEGVSRSCMAQITRHRHVSFDVQSMRYVSFDDVDPDDVREGELVVVPPSATDPDWVGRNQRTDAVDEDAVERREEIFRDTVADAVESYQELLDLGMPPEDARFVLPIGTEVNMVMSMNARMLMHVADMRAAADAQWEIRNMTEAMLDHAADWCPLTFDHYEREMKNRKNRLAP, from the coding sequence ATGGAAGTCACGGTACTCGAAGCGACCGAGGACCCGGAGGAAGTCGTCTGTAAGGCGGCCCGGAACGACTACAGCGAGGAGTTCGTCGGCGACCAGTCGTTCGAGACGACGATGGAGACGATCGAGGGCGACTCCCTCACGGAGAAGAAGGAGACGCTCATCGGTCACCTGCTGGATCACGGTCACTTCGGTCCGTTCGAACACCCGCAGATCACCTTCGCCGTCGAGGGCGTCTCGCGGTCCTGTATGGCACAGATCACGCGCCACCGCCACGTCTCCTTCGACGTCCAGTCGATGCGGTACGTCTCCTTCGACGACGTGGACCCCGACGACGTCCGCGAGGGGGAGCTGGTCGTGGTCCCGCCCTCCGCCACCGACCCGGACTGGGTGGGTCGCAATCAGCGGACCGACGCCGTCGACGAGGACGCCGTCGAACGTCGCGAGGAGATCTTCCGCGACACGGTCGCCGACGCCGTCGAGTCCTACCAGGAACTGCTCGACCTCGGGATGCCGCCGGAGGACGCCCGGTTCGTCCTCCCAATCGGGACGGAGGTCAACATGGTGATGTCGATGAACGCCCGGATGCTGATGCACGTCGCGGACATGCGGGCGGCGGCCGACGCCCAGTGGGAGATCCGGAACATGACGGAAGCGATGCTGGACCACGCGGCCGACTGGTGTCCGCTGACCTTCGACCACTACGAGCGCGAGATGAAGAACCGGAAGAACCGCCTCGCGCCCTGA
- a CDS encoding ABC transporter substrate-binding protein, producing the protein MSRDTSRRTFLKRTGALSTVSLVGLAGCSTEPSDGGGGDGGDGGDGGDGGDGGGSTPDVLMVVGYPQSGVQLFKDYYSDYGDDTVDILVTDGLQDGSLPGDVGNDMSNVQGTAPTSSGPGVETFQELFTSEFDYDSAGVFTSQAYDASAALILANLMAGANDGSGVRDNLRAVANPGGTQYTPSELPEAAEAAAAGENIEYAGASSNVNFDENGDITSARYQVFGFAEDSVETRQTIDFGGSGDIPQPEPSGSGSGADRTVRLGVLQPETGDLGPLGQPIRDAALLPAIQLRDSIDQSIDTQVGDTQSTAQAAVNAANSLVSAGYPMITGAAGSEATIQVTNNVLVDNGVTACSPASTSPAITTLEDDDYLFRTPPSDALQGEVLAQVATEQLGASTASTLYLNNSYGQALQESFATAFENRDGTIVQQVGFESQQSSYTSQLNSALNQ; encoded by the coding sequence ATGAGTCGTGATACCAGCAGGCGAACGTTCCTGAAGCGGACAGGTGCATTAAGTACCGTCAGTCTCGTCGGCCTCGCCGGCTGCTCGACCGAACCGAGCGACGGCGGCGGCGGTGATGGAGGCGACGGTGGTGACGGTGGCGACGGCGGTGACGGCGGCGGATCGACCCCCGACGTGCTGATGGTCGTCGGATACCCGCAGTCCGGCGTCCAGCTGTTCAAGGACTACTACTCGGACTACGGCGACGACACGGTCGACATCCTCGTCACCGACGGCCTGCAGGACGGTTCGTTGCCGGGTGACGTGGGCAACGATATGTCGAACGTCCAGGGGACGGCACCGACCTCCTCCGGGCCCGGCGTCGAGACGTTCCAGGAGCTGTTCACCAGCGAGTTCGACTACGACAGCGCCGGAGTGTTCACCTCGCAGGCATACGACGCCTCGGCCGCGCTCATCCTCGCGAACCTGATGGCCGGTGCGAACGACGGGTCCGGCGTCCGGGACAACCTCCGGGCCGTCGCGAACCCCGGCGGGACCCAGTACACGCCCTCGGAACTGCCGGAGGCAGCCGAGGCCGCCGCCGCCGGCGAGAACATCGAATACGCCGGCGCGTCGAGCAACGTCAACTTCGACGAGAACGGCGACATCACCTCGGCCCGGTATCAGGTGTTCGGCTTCGCCGAGGACAGCGTCGAGACGCGTCAGACGATCGACTTCGGCGGGTCCGGGGACATCCCACAGCCCGAGCCGTCGGGCAGCGGCAGCGGTGCCGACCGGACCGTGCGACTGGGTGTCCTCCAGCCCGAGACCGGCGACCTCGGCCCGCTCGGGCAACCGATCCGGGACGCCGCGCTCCTGCCGGCGATCCAGCTCCGTGACAGCATCGACCAGTCGATCGACACGCAGGTCGGCGACACCCAGTCGACGGCACAGGCGGCCGTCAACGCGGCGAACTCCCTCGTCAGCGCCGGCTACCCGATGATCACCGGTGCGGCCGGTTCGGAGGCGACCATCCAGGTGACGAACAACGTCCTCGTCGACAACGGCGTCACCGCGTGTTCGCCGGCCTCGACCTCGCCGGCGATCACCACGCTGGAGGACGACGACTACCTGTTCCGGACGCCCCCCAGCGACGCCCTGCAGGGCGAGGTGCTCGCACAGGTGGCGACCGAGCAACTGGGGGCGTCGACGGCCTCCACGCTGTACCTCAACAACAGCTACGGCCAGGCGCTCCAGGAGAGCTTCGCGACGGCCTTCGAGAACCGCGACGGGACCATCGTCCAGCAGGTGGGCTTCGAATCCCAGCAGTCCTCGTACACCTCACAGCTCAACAGCGCACTGAACCAGTAG
- a CDS encoding ABC transporter ATP-binding protein, which produces MSPTAQRSEQAALPDPSESLLAVRDLDAGYGDLQVLDGVDMDVADGEYVVVVGPNGAGKSTVMKSVFGLTTYMGGEIVFDGADISQRRPDQIIHEGIGYVPQSDNVFESLSVRENLEMGAYILDEVPEGRIEAVYDRFPVLGERSAQKAGTLSGGQRQMLAMGRALMLDPDLLLLDEPSAGLAPDLVAEMFDRIDGINDDGTAVLMVEQNAKEALRRCDRGYVLVQGKNRYQDAGETLLNDQQVRRDFLGG; this is translated from the coding sequence ATGAGCCCGACGGCCCAGCGGTCCGAGCAGGCGGCTCTGCCCGACCCCTCCGAGAGCCTGCTCGCGGTGCGTGACCTCGACGCCGGCTACGGCGATCTCCAGGTCTTAGACGGCGTCGATATGGACGTGGCAGACGGGGAGTACGTGGTCGTCGTCGGTCCGAACGGGGCCGGCAAGTCGACCGTGATGAAGTCCGTCTTCGGACTGACGACCTATATGGGCGGAGAGATCGTCTTCGACGGGGCCGACATCAGCCAGCGCCGGCCCGACCAGATCATCCACGAGGGGATCGGCTACGTCCCACAGAGCGACAACGTCTTCGAGAGCCTCAGCGTCCGCGAGAACCTCGAGATGGGGGCGTACATCCTCGACGAGGTCCCCGAAGGCCGGATCGAGGCCGTCTACGACCGCTTTCCCGTCCTCGGGGAGCGGTCCGCACAGAAGGCCGGCACCCTCTCGGGCGGCCAGCGACAGATGCTCGCGATGGGCCGGGCGCTGATGCTCGACCCGGACCTGCTCCTGCTGGACGAGCCCTCGGCCGGGCTGGCACCCGACCTCGTCGCGGAGATGTTCGACCGCATCGACGGCATCAACGACGACGGGACGGCGGTGCTGATGGTCGAGCAGAACGCGAAAGAGGCGCTGCGGCGCTGTGATCGGGGCTACGTGCTCGTCCAGGGGAAGAACCGCTACCAGGACGCCGGCGAGACCCTGTTGAACGACCAGCAGGTCCGCCGGGACTTCCTCGGCGGGTAG
- a CDS encoding ABC transporter ATP-binding protein, protein MSDAERVDPAAAPDTETPTTSAAIDAPLLEVEGLRKEFGGVTAVDGADFRVAKGSFTGLIGPNGAGKSTTFNCITGIHEPTAGTVRFDGGDVTGLPPYTLAERGLVRTFQIARELSEMTVLENVMLAPPGQVGESAVRAVLPGLRDRVQRDERAVLEDAWETLEFFEIDHLAHENAGTLSGGQRKLLEMARVLMTDPEMVLLDEPLAGVNPTLEEKLLDRIDELRREGLTFLLVEHDMDVIMEHCEHIIVMHQGSVLAEGDAETIRNDERVLDAYLGGDV, encoded by the coding sequence ATGAGTGACGCCGAGCGCGTCGACCCGGCGGCCGCGCCCGACACCGAGACGCCGACGACGAGCGCGGCCATCGACGCGCCCCTGTTGGAGGTCGAGGGGCTGCGAAAGGAGTTCGGCGGCGTCACCGCCGTCGACGGCGCTGACTTCCGCGTCGCGAAGGGGTCGTTCACCGGCCTCATCGGCCCGAACGGGGCCGGCAAGTCGACGACGTTCAACTGCATCACCGGGATCCACGAGCCGACGGCGGGGACGGTCCGGTTCGACGGGGGAGACGTGACGGGGCTCCCGCCGTACACGCTGGCCGAGCGGGGCCTCGTCCGGACCTTCCAGATCGCCCGCGAGCTCTCCGAGATGACCGTCCTCGAGAACGTGATGCTCGCGCCGCCCGGCCAGGTCGGCGAGTCGGCGGTCCGGGCGGTCCTGCCGGGCCTGCGCGACCGGGTCCAGCGCGACGAGCGGGCCGTCCTCGAGGACGCCTGGGAGACCCTGGAGTTCTTCGAGATCGACCACCTCGCTCACGAGAACGCCGGCACCCTCTCGGGGGGCCAGCGGAAGCTGCTGGAGATGGCCCGCGTCCTGATGACCGATCCGGAGATGGTGCTGCTGGACGAGCCGCTGGCCGGCGTCAACCCCACGCTGGAGGAGAAGCTGCTGGACCGCATCGACGAACTCCGGCGGGAGGGCCTGACCTTCCTGCTGGTCGAGCACGATATGGACGTCATCATGGAACACTGCGAGCACATCATCGTGATGCACCAGGGCAGCGTCCTCGCGGAGGGCGACGCCGAGACGATCAGGAACGACGAACGCGTCCTCGACGCGTATCTCGGGGGTGACGTATGA
- a CDS encoding branched-chain amino acid ABC transporter permease: protein MSTADLRARLDDLPDAALVALFLVGIWLLLTLLAVSVRDGAAAANLAAGFVGSVTVLVGAYAILTLALNLQWGYTGLFNIGVAGFMAVGAYTTAILTAPADPGAGGVPGFGLPLWLGLLGGMLMAALVGGLAALPALRLRADYLAIVTVALSEIIRLFVNWGGVAEVRVLGKRFGTGGATGISFPAPDEVVADLVTGIGAPLVDAASAAGVSGPNVVNIVYGLVLLVVVVGSYWVLSRLADSPFGRVLKAIREDETVTQSLGKDTRLFKIKAFMIGCALMGLAGALFRGSAGYISPAQFRPAITFYVFAALIIGGAGSNTGSILGAATFAALLFYLPARLGEFFPTFGTSSPGNIVDAVAALGSLDVTPLLAFVLANVSTLRFVLIGVVLIWIIQNQPEGILGHRNDPAASVPLDRPSSPEHESGGEADE from the coding sequence GTGAGTACCGCCGACCTCCGCGCGCGACTGGACGACCTGCCGGACGCGGCGCTCGTGGCGCTGTTCCTCGTCGGCATCTGGCTCCTCCTGACGCTGCTCGCGGTCTCGGTCCGGGACGGTGCCGCCGCGGCGAACCTGGCGGCCGGCTTCGTCGGCAGCGTCACCGTGCTCGTGGGTGCCTACGCGATTCTGACGCTGGCGCTGAACCTCCAGTGGGGGTACACCGGGCTGTTCAACATCGGGGTCGCGGGCTTTATGGCCGTCGGCGCGTACACGACCGCCATCCTGACCGCACCGGCCGATCCGGGTGCCGGCGGAGTGCCGGGGTTCGGACTCCCGCTCTGGCTGGGCCTGCTCGGGGGGATGCTGATGGCCGCGCTGGTCGGCGGCCTGGCCGCGCTCCCGGCGCTGCGCCTGCGGGCCGACTACCTCGCCATCGTCACCGTGGCCCTCTCCGAGATCATCCGCCTGTTCGTCAACTGGGGCGGCGTCGCCGAGGTGCGGGTGCTTGGCAAGCGGTTCGGGACCGGCGGCGCGACGGGCATCTCCTTCCCCGCTCCCGACGAGGTGGTCGCCGACCTCGTCACCGGGATCGGGGCACCGCTCGTCGACGCCGCGTCGGCCGCCGGCGTCTCGGGGCCGAACGTCGTCAACATCGTCTACGGGCTGGTCCTGCTGGTCGTGGTCGTCGGGAGCTACTGGGTGCTGTCGCGACTCGCCGACTCCCCCTTCGGCCGGGTGCTGAAGGCCATCCGGGAGGACGAGACCGTCACACAGTCGCTGGGCAAGGACACGCGCCTGTTCAAGATCAAGGCCTTTATGATCGGCTGTGCGCTGATGGGACTGGCCGGAGCCCTGTTCCGGGGGTCGGCGGGGTACATCTCGCCGGCGCAGTTCCGCCCGGCGATCACGTTCTACGTCTTCGCCGCCCTCATCATCGGCGGTGCCGGGTCCAACACCGGGAGCATCCTGGGGGCGGCGACCTTCGCGGCGCTCCTCTTCTACCTCCCGGCCAGGCTCGGGGAGTTCTTCCCGACCTTCGGGACGAGTTCGCCGGGCAACATCGTCGACGCCGTCGCCGCCCTCGGCTCGCTGGACGTGACGCCGCTGCTGGCGTTCGTCCTCGCCAACGTCAGCACGCTCCGGTTCGTCCTCATCGGCGTCGTCCTCATCTGGATCATCCAGAACCAGCCCGAGGGCATCCTGGGCCACCGGAACGATCCCGCGGCGAGCGTCCCGCTCGACAGGCCGTCGTCGCCGGAGCACGAGTCCGGAGGTGAGGCCGATGAGTGA
- a CDS encoding branched-chain amino acid ABC transporter permease → MGIADTVTGGRRIAVERPGTAVVAVVVAYLLADLAAKLVGTTVFFLGVRLFGGSLTVGSLFTMLLDGLLVGLAVGLAGIGLSMTYSILDFANFAHGDTVTVGAFLGWVTAYVAANLATSVPFSSLFLLNDGNQLSVSAGWALVLLGLVVAAVGTVAVTLLVDRLVYRPMRDSDNISLLIASIGVALALRYLIAFVFGAQTSGVATVGFQLRLVTGLAVTDNELALLVVAVVLMIAVHVLLQRTKLGKAMRAMADNEDLARVTGIPTERVVRLTWILGGALAGTSGYLLVLERGTIAFNFGWILLLLIFAAVIVGGIGSIYGAMAGGVLIGLVDSLALIWLPSGLTRAAAFAVLIVVLLIRPSGIFGGVTTA, encoded by the coding sequence ATGGGAATCGCAGACACAGTCACTGGCGGCCGACGGATCGCCGTCGAGCGGCCGGGGACCGCCGTCGTCGCAGTCGTCGTCGCGTACCTGCTCGCCGACCTCGCCGCGAAGCTGGTCGGGACGACGGTGTTCTTCCTCGGGGTCCGCCTGTTCGGCGGGTCGCTCACCGTTGGGTCGTTGTTCACGATGCTGCTGGACGGCCTGCTGGTCGGTCTGGCCGTCGGCCTCGCCGGGATCGGGCTGTCGATGACCTACAGTATCCTCGACTTCGCGAACTTCGCCCACGGCGACACCGTCACCGTCGGCGCGTTCCTGGGCTGGGTCACGGCCTACGTCGCCGCGAACCTCGCGACGAGCGTCCCCTTCTCCTCGCTGTTCCTCCTCAACGACGGCAACCAACTGAGCGTCTCGGCGGGGTGGGCGCTGGTCCTGCTCGGGCTGGTGGTCGCGGCGGTGGGCACCGTAGCAGTCACCCTCCTCGTCGACCGACTCGTCTACCGCCCGATGCGTGACTCGGACAACATCTCCCTGCTCATCGCCTCCATCGGCGTGGCGCTGGCGCTGCGGTACCTCATCGCCTTCGTCTTCGGCGCACAGACCAGCGGCGTCGCCACCGTGGGGTTCCAGCTCCGGCTCGTCACCGGGCTCGCGGTGACCGACAACGAACTCGCGCTGTTGGTCGTCGCCGTCGTGCTGATGATCGCCGTCCACGTCCTCCTCCAGCGGACGAAACTCGGGAAGGCGATGCGCGCGATGGCCGACAACGAAGACCTCGCCCGCGTGACCGGCATCCCGACCGAACGGGTCGTCCGCCTGACCTGGATCCTGGGGGGAGCGCTCGCGGGTACGAGCGGCTACCTGCTCGTCCTCGAACGCGGGACCATCGCCTTCAACTTCGGGTGGATCCTCCTGCTGCTGATCTTCGCCGCCGTCATCGTCGGCGGGATCGGCTCCATCTACGGCGCGATGGCCGGCGGCGTCCTCATCGGGCTGGTCGACAGCCTCGCGCTCATCTGGCTGCCGTCGGGCCTCACGCGGGCGGCCGCCTTCGCCGTCCTCATCGTCGTCCTGCTCATCCGTCCGTCCGGCATCTTCGGGGGGGTGACCACCGCGTGA